The following proteins are encoded in a genomic region of Gemmatimonadaceae bacterium:
- a CDS encoding SusC/RagA family TonB-linked outer membrane protein — translation MLSTLHLPRASWHIRHLGLCLVVVLLTAFVSSPSSAQRRITGRVTETSGQPVANAAVSVQNTTLGAITAEDGRFTITNVPNGPQVFIARRIGYHRATQLLPTGADAIEIHLDPDLLQLETVVVTGQATTVSSQNAANAVTVVATGEVNRVPQPNIENALQGKVPGAVITQNGGAPGGGVQLQIRGSNTVNGAFQPLYVIDGVIVNNDAFSNGLNSITSAGGGITSSQDQQVNRIADINPEDIENIEILKGPSAGAIYGSRGANGVVVITTKRGQAGRPTLNFVQRVGTQQLANSYNMRCFSFADAQTIAQQVYKITLTPADYGGCVDEQKLLYDHHQLSYEDGLSLRGGGDNTTYFASALVKHDGGLAVNSGYSKQSLRLNVNQLLGPVNLSASSELLHTLTERGVSGNDNANLAPYTIMGATPTWFDPRRRDPITGQYVADPYIGGNANVLQDEEAIRTPEDVYRLIGNVQGNWSVFASPSQSLNLNALAGVDGFNDHARVYSPPFTYAEQSGNISPYPGTIVDGNSDVVNANLNATLIHKFIARLATLQTSAGLRQERSQFEQAVDRGQGLLIGITNFATAIQTGVQDAQSLTKTFSYFAQEEVSTLSDRLFLTAAVNAERSSTNGDTAKFYAFPKFSASYNVPFAPTGIDNIKLRLANGKAGNRVPVNFKYTFLTQLLENGVVGIRPSTTLGLSSVQPEVTNETEGGFDIQFLHGRGQAEFTLYDKKTSGLVLTAAPAPSTGFSTQIVNGGSLSNKGAEVGLSLIPVQARRFTWESHTTYARNRGLVTSLPVPAFYTGSGFGERTARTKVQVGYAPDEVVAFNGFNADGTRFEQFYGSESPDYTMGFGNDFSAGPFRLSTLIDWRKGGWLADLSQTYLEQGANGQSGIPGGNLADTVTNRIDQSGYAAGHPSFLEHGSFAKLREVTLSYSLSPRLANTLFRGTAKDVRFELSGRNLKTWTRYRGLDPEVSNFGNAALSRLWDLAPYPPSRQFFFSADVNF, via the coding sequence ATGCTATCCACCCTTCACTTGCCGAGAGCATCGTGGCACATCCGACACCTCGGATTGTGCCTCGTCGTTGTGCTGCTCACCGCATTCGTCAGCTCTCCGTCGTCCGCACAGCGACGCATCACCGGCCGTGTCACCGAGACGAGCGGTCAGCCGGTGGCGAACGCCGCCGTCTCCGTCCAGAACACAACGCTCGGCGCAATCACGGCCGAGGACGGGCGCTTCACGATCACCAACGTGCCGAACGGACCACAAGTCTTCATCGCGCGACGCATCGGCTATCACCGCGCTACGCAACTGCTCCCCACCGGCGCGGACGCAATCGAGATCCATCTCGATCCTGACCTCCTCCAGCTGGAGACCGTCGTTGTCACCGGCCAGGCGACCACCGTGTCCAGTCAGAACGCGGCGAACGCGGTCACGGTGGTTGCGACCGGCGAGGTGAACCGCGTGCCGCAGCCTAACATCGAGAACGCGTTGCAAGGGAAGGTGCCGGGCGCGGTGATCACGCAAAACGGCGGTGCGCCGGGCGGCGGCGTACAACTCCAGATCCGCGGCAGCAACACGGTGAACGGCGCGTTCCAGCCGCTCTACGTCATTGATGGCGTCATCGTCAACAACGATGCCTTCTCGAACGGCTTGAACTCCATCACTTCGGCCGGCGGCGGCATCACTTCGAGTCAGGATCAGCAAGTCAACCGCATTGCCGATATCAACCCCGAAGACATCGAGAACATCGAAATCCTCAAGGGTCCCTCGGCCGGCGCGATTTACGGATCCCGCGGTGCCAATGGCGTCGTCGTTATCACAACGAAGCGCGGGCAGGCGGGCCGGCCAACGTTGAACTTCGTTCAGCGCGTCGGCACGCAACAGCTTGCGAACAGCTACAACATGCGCTGCTTCTCGTTCGCCGACGCACAGACGATCGCGCAACAAGTCTACAAAATCACGCTCACGCCGGCCGATTATGGTGGCTGCGTCGATGAGCAGAAGCTCCTCTACGACCACCACCAGCTGTCGTACGAGGACGGGCTATCGCTCCGTGGCGGCGGAGACAACACGACGTACTTCGCCTCCGCATTGGTTAAGCATGACGGAGGTCTCGCCGTCAACTCGGGCTATTCCAAGCAGTCGCTGCGGCTGAATGTCAATCAGTTGCTTGGTCCGGTGAACCTGAGCGCCAGCAGCGAGCTTCTGCATACGCTCACCGAGCGCGGCGTCTCGGGTAATGACAACGCCAACCTGGCGCCATATACGATCATGGGCGCGACCCCAACGTGGTTCGACCCGCGCCGGCGCGATCCAATAACGGGGCAGTATGTCGCGGATCCGTACATCGGCGGCAACGCCAACGTTCTCCAGGATGAGGAAGCGATCCGCACGCCGGAGGATGTTTACCGCCTCATCGGCAACGTCCAGGGCAACTGGAGCGTGTTCGCGTCTCCCAGTCAGTCACTCAACCTGAACGCGCTCGCCGGTGTCGACGGCTTCAACGATCACGCCCGTGTCTATTCTCCACCCTTCACCTACGCCGAGCAGAGCGGCAACATCAGTCCGTACCCGGGCACGATCGTCGACGGCAACTCCGATGTCGTGAACGCGAACTTGAATGCCACGCTCATTCACAAGTTCATCGCGCGTCTCGCGACACTGCAGACGTCCGCCGGCCTTCGGCAGGAGCGGTCGCAATTCGAGCAAGCCGTCGACCGTGGCCAGGGACTGCTCATCGGCATAACGAACTTTGCGACGGCTATACAGACCGGTGTGCAGGACGCCCAAAGCCTAACGAAAACATTCTCATATTTCGCGCAGGAGGAAGTGTCGACGCTAAGTGACCGACTGTTCCTTACCGCGGCAGTGAACGCCGAACGCTCGAGCACGAACGGAGACACCGCGAAGTTTTACGCCTTCCCGAAGTTCTCTGCCTCGTACAACGTGCCCTTCGCACCGACTGGCATCGACAACATCAAGTTGCGCCTCGCGAATGGCAAAGCAGGCAATCGAGTGCCTGTGAACTTCAAGTACACCTTCCTGACGCAGTTGCTCGAGAATGGCGTCGTCGGCATCCGCCCATCGACCACGCTCGGCTTGTCCTCGGTACAGCCGGAGGTCACGAACGAGACGGAAGGGGGCTTCGATATCCAATTCCTGCACGGCCGCGGGCAGGCTGAGTTCACGCTTTACGACAAGAAGACCTCGGGGCTCGTGCTCACGGCCGCGCCTGCGCCGTCGACCGGCTTCTCGACCCAGATCGTGAATGGCGGCTCACTCTCCAACAAAGGCGCCGAAGTCGGCCTGAGCCTCATTCCAGTGCAAGCGCGCCGATTCACGTGGGAGTCGCACACGACATACGCGCGGAACCGCGGCTTGGTCACCTCGCTGCCGGTGCCGGCGTTCTACACGGGTAGCGGCTTCGGTGAGCGCACCGCGCGCACAAAGGTCCAAGTTGGTTACGCGCCGGACGAAGTCGTTGCATTCAACGGCTTCAATGCAGATGGCACTCGCTTCGAGCAGTTCTACGGCTCGGAGAGCCCCGATTATACGATGGGCTTCGGCAACGATTTCAGCGCCGGACCATTTCGTTTGTCGACGCTCATCGATTGGCGGAAGGGCGGTTGGCTCGCCGATCTGAGCCAGACCTATCTCGAGCAGGGCGCCAACGGTCAGAGCGGCATTCCTGGCGGCAACCTCGCCGACACCGTGACGAACAGGATCGACCAGAGCGGTTATGCGGCGGGTCACCCGTCGTTCCTCGAGCACGGCAGCTTCGCGAAGCTGCGTGAGGTCACGTTGAGCTATTCGTTAAGCCCGCGCCTAGCGAATACGTTGTTCCGTGGCACCGCCAAGGATGTGCGGTTCGAGCTGAGCGGACGCAACCTCAAGACGTGGACGCGCTACCGCGGTCTCGATCCCGAGGTTTCGAACTTTGGTAACGCTGCACTCAGCCGGTTGTGGGATCTCGCTCCGTATCCGCCGAGTCGCCAGTTCTTCTTCTCTGCCGACGTCAACTTCTAA
- a CDS encoding serine hydrolase domain-containing protein, translated as MPKLRVVLGACLTPIALSAQQATPQGSHRADPTSVRRTVDSLASAFIARHEAPGVSIVVIRGRDTLVSQGYGLADLENGVPATPHTVYRIGSITKQFTSAAVMQLVEAGRVKVDDSIGVYLPALPARWRAVTVRQLLNHTSGVPSYTDIGPRWLKRIGEPMTPDTLVALTANDSLWFAPGKSWRYDNTGYVVLGMLLEKVTGKPYDQYLKEKLFAPLGLSETMYCHNAPIIPHRAQGYGRDSSGWHNASFIDMSQPFAAGALCSSALDLARWNQALGSGKVVSAASYREMTSPTGAAAPRHYGFGLMSDTLAGHHVVTHGGGIPGFSTVNAWFPDDSLSITILPNAEGARPDRLLNAVARVALGVPLEQPPQPVTLSATELARYAGQYSLQLPNGATLPMRVWVDGNRLMSQATGQAPIALIPYGHDVFGADFDSSVRMTFTLVGDHASKFTLLQSGVTMSAARTDSR; from the coding sequence ATGCCGAAGCTCCGTGTAGTGCTCGGTGCCTGCCTCACGCCGATAGCACTGAGTGCCCAGCAGGCGACGCCCCAAGGCTCGCATCGCGCCGATCCAACGTCCGTCCGTCGCACCGTCGACTCGCTCGCGAGCGCGTTCATCGCGCGGCACGAGGCGCCGGGCGTGTCGATCGTCGTGATTCGAGGACGCGATACGCTCGTGAGCCAGGGGTACGGTCTTGCCGACCTCGAGAACGGCGTTCCGGCGACGCCGCACACCGTCTATCGCATCGGCTCGATCACGAAGCAGTTCACGTCGGCGGCGGTGATGCAACTCGTCGAGGCGGGCCGGGTGAAGGTGGACGATTCCATCGGCGTCTACCTGCCGGCGCTACCCGCACGCTGGCGGGCCGTTACCGTTAGGCAGCTGCTCAATCACACCTCGGGCGTTCCGAGCTATACCGACATCGGACCGCGCTGGCTCAAGCGCATCGGCGAGCCGATGACGCCGGACACGCTCGTCGCGCTCACCGCGAACGACTCGCTCTGGTTTGCTCCGGGCAAGAGTTGGCGATATGACAACACCGGCTATGTCGTCCTCGGCATGTTGCTCGAGAAGGTGACCGGCAAGCCATACGATCAGTACCTGAAGGAGAAGCTTTTCGCGCCACTCGGACTCTCCGAGACGATGTACTGCCACAATGCGCCGATCATTCCGCATCGCGCACAGGGCTACGGCCGCGACTCGTCTGGCTGGCACAATGCGTCGTTCATCGATATGAGCCAGCCTTTCGCCGCGGGCGCGCTCTGCTCGTCGGCGCTGGACCTCGCGCGCTGGAATCAAGCGCTTGGTTCAGGTAAGGTCGTGAGTGCGGCATCATATCGCGAGATGACGTCGCCGACCGGCGCCGCCGCCCCGCGGCATTATGGTTTCGGTCTCATGTCGGACACGCTTGCCGGCCATCACGTCGTCACGCATGGCGGCGGGATTCCCGGGTTCTCGACGGTCAACGCCTGGTTCCCGGACGATTCGCTGTCGATCACGATCCTGCCTAACGCCGAGGGAGCGCGTCCGGACCGGCTGTTGAACGCCGTCGCGCGCGTTGCGCTCGGAGTTCCACTCGAGCAGCCTCCCCAGCCCGTCACGCTCAGCGCCACGGAGCTTGCCCGCTACGCCGGACAGTACTCGCTCCAGTTGCCTAACGGCGCAACGCTCCCGATGCGTGTCTGGGTCGACGGCAACCGCTTGATGTCGCAGGCCACGGGCCAGGCGCCGATCGCGCTCATTCCGTATGGGCACGATGTCTTTGGCGCGGACTTCGACTCCTCGGTTCGGATGACATTCACGCTCGTCGGCGATCACGCAAGCAAGTTCACGTTGCTGCAAAGCGGGGTCACGATGAGCGCGGCGAGGACGGATAGCCGATAG
- the ligD gene encoding non-homologous end-joining DNA ligase yields MAAKEAVEVLEVDGREVRVTHPDKLYFSRAVRLTKLELVQYYLSVAEGALNGIRDRPIVLKRFVHGAEGEPFYQKRAPENHPNWLRTVTLSFPSGRTAEEIVVDDAAGLAWVVNLGCIELHPHPVRTEDLDNPDELRIDLDPGPGVEWADVRRVAMEAKALLEELGLRGWPKTSGSRGMHVNVRIHPRWSFSEVRRAALAFSREIERRAPTLATSKWWKEERRGVFLDYNQNAKDRTTCSAYSVRPLPDARVSTPLCWEEIPDCDPADFTVATVPARVASLGDPNATMDRAAGSLEALLELAARDEAAGLGDAPWPPHFRKTEGEAPRVAPSRAKGAPRKPRTKMPLITVANSPNKDAALAGLARWKARHPTAAALLAVDDVLVDSMRGRSSTWTRIRVNLRHVPEEIRPPQETPDPDDDPTRAWREQWKRGRM; encoded by the coding sequence ATGGCAGCCAAAGAAGCAGTCGAAGTCCTCGAGGTCGACGGCCGCGAAGTCCGCGTGACGCACCCGGACAAGCTCTACTTCTCGCGCGCCGTTAGGCTGACGAAGCTCGAGCTCGTGCAATACTACCTTTCCGTCGCCGAGGGCGCGCTCAACGGCATACGCGACCGGCCGATCGTACTGAAGCGCTTCGTCCACGGCGCCGAGGGTGAGCCATTCTATCAGAAGCGCGCGCCGGAGAACCATCCCAATTGGCTCCGCACAGTTACGCTGTCGTTTCCCTCGGGGCGCACGGCCGAAGAAATCGTCGTCGACGACGCCGCGGGGCTCGCGTGGGTCGTCAACCTTGGTTGCATCGAGTTGCACCCGCACCCGGTGCGAACGGAGGATCTCGATAACCCCGACGAGTTGCGCATCGACCTCGATCCTGGTCCGGGGGTGGAGTGGGCGGACGTGCGGCGCGTGGCGATGGAGGCGAAAGCGCTCCTCGAGGAGCTGGGCCTTCGCGGTTGGCCGAAGACGAGCGGATCGCGTGGCATGCACGTCAACGTGCGCATCCATCCGCGCTGGAGCTTCAGCGAGGTGAGGCGCGCCGCGCTTGCTTTCTCGCGTGAGATCGAGCGACGCGCGCCGACGCTCGCGACCTCGAAATGGTGGAAGGAAGAGCGCCGCGGCGTCTTTCTCGACTACAATCAGAACGCGAAGGATCGGACGACGTGCTCGGCGTACTCCGTGCGGCCGCTGCCGGACGCGCGCGTCTCCACGCCTTTGTGCTGGGAGGAGATCCCTGATTGTGACCCCGCCGACTTCACGGTCGCGACCGTTCCGGCACGGGTTGCCTCGTTAGGCGATCCGAACGCGACGATGGACCGGGCCGCCGGTTCGCTCGAGGCGCTCCTCGAGCTCGCGGCGCGGGACGAGGCCGCGGGACTCGGCGACGCGCCATGGCCGCCGCACTTTCGCAAGACGGAGGGTGAAGCGCCGCGGGTAGCGCCCTCGCGTGCCAAAGGCGCACCGAGGAAGCCGCGCACAAAGATGCCGCTCATCACGGTCGCCAACTCGCCTAACAAGGATGCGGCGCTCGCGGGACTCGCGCGCTGGAAGGCGCGCCATCCGACGGCGGCGGCACTCCTTGCCGTCGACGACGTGCTCGTCGACTCGATGCGCGGCCGCTCGTCGACCTGGACGCGTATTCGCGTCAATCTGCGGCACGTCCCCGAAGAGATCAGGCCACCGCAAGAGACGCCCGATCCCGATGACGATCCCACTCGCGCGTGGCGCGAGCAGTGGAAACGAGGCCGGATGTAA
- a CDS encoding amidohydrolase family protein, giving the protein MRPIRAVALAILAATLPGLTTASAQQLAGKSDTTKKTAPNSELPILPARQASFATDEGTWMSLDVSPDGRNVVFDLVGDLYSVPIAGGKATRLTSGMGFDGQPRYSPDGKSIVFVSDRSGYENLWLVDADGRNPRAITKDKDAQYISPAWTPDGQYLVVSRTKAGILGSRYDLVLMNKDGGTGVQLTGPGSGAAPSGPPDPLLPPPYNNYLGAVVSPDNRYIYSAIKRGGFKYDQMLEDRWQIGVYDRTTGKTYLRTTSLGGGMRPSVSPDGKWLAFGSRVDHQTALRLRSLSSGDELWLARDIQRDDSESRYTRDLLPGYAWTPDSRSVVITYGGKLWRVSVADGKASPIPFSADVQIDMGPLVKSQYAVDDSVLTIKQIRNARPSPDGRRLVFTALDKLWMMDLPNGRPRRMTTSTAGEHSPAWSPDGRWVAYVTWTEQGGDVWRLSPATPNARPERLSRQTAFYENLNYDPTGRRIVVVRGPREERIAKTDEFTGPGPQVKELVWLPAAGGEITQIAPLNYFYGRPHFTRDTTRVFIYDPTEGVVSMRWDGTDRKAHVKITGYTDPLGGPEARPGPANEVVLSPDGEQAFADIDNKLYLVAVPVTGGATPTISISNPSAASVPVRRLSRVGGDFLGWTQDGRSLYWSLGHSYFAYDVATASRAILDSTRRADSLERAGAKPDTSAATKKPAYSPSRLDVTITTTKDRPTGSIVLRNARIVTMKGNEVIEHGDIVVTNNRISAVGPAGSLTIPAGARAIDVTGTTIIPGWVDIHAHMWPTWGIHKTQVYEYLVNLAYGVTTTRDPQTSTTDVLSYGDLVETGDMVGPRIFTTGPGVFWSDEIASADDAREVLTRYSDFYQTHTLKQYMSGQRMIRQWILIAAKEQHITPTLEGGLDFKKNLTEAIDGYAGSEHAYPITPLFKDIVNVVAQSGITYTPTLIVQYGGPFAEDYWFEHYDIHSDAKLQRFTPHAELDRRGLRRPAWFADSEYSFNQIAAQAAKIVAAGGRVGLGGHGEMQGLGVHWELWSIASGGMPNHDVLRVGTIFGAEAIGVGKDLGSIEAGKLADLQVLDKNPLDNIRNTTSIRYVMKNGRLYDGNTLAEVAPRTKNLDRMWWVITHE; this is encoded by the coding sequence ATGCGTCCGATTCGCGCCGTCGCGCTGGCCATCCTTGCCGCGACATTGCCAGGCCTTACGACGGCATCGGCACAACAACTGGCCGGGAAATCCGATACGACGAAAAAGACAGCGCCCAACAGCGAGCTTCCCATCCTTCCGGCGCGTCAGGCGTCGTTCGCGACCGACGAGGGCACCTGGATGTCCCTCGATGTGTCGCCGGATGGCAGGAACGTCGTGTTCGATCTCGTCGGCGATCTGTACAGCGTGCCCATCGCCGGCGGCAAGGCGACGCGCCTAACGAGCGGAATGGGCTTCGATGGCCAGCCTCGCTATTCGCCCGACGGCAAGTCGATCGTCTTCGTCTCCGATCGCAGCGGGTACGAGAATCTCTGGCTCGTCGATGCCGACGGACGCAATCCTCGCGCGATCACGAAGGACAAAGATGCGCAGTACATCTCGCCGGCATGGACACCGGATGGCCAATACCTCGTGGTGTCGCGGACGAAAGCCGGCATCCTCGGCAGCCGGTACGATCTCGTTCTGATGAACAAGGATGGTGGCACCGGTGTGCAGCTCACGGGGCCGGGCAGCGGTGCCGCGCCGAGTGGGCCGCCGGATCCACTCCTGCCGCCGCCGTACAACAACTACCTCGGCGCCGTCGTCTCGCCTGACAACCGCTACATCTATTCGGCGATCAAACGCGGCGGCTTCAAATACGATCAGATGCTCGAGGACCGCTGGCAGATCGGCGTCTACGATCGGACCACGGGAAAGACATATCTGCGCACGACGAGCCTCGGTGGGGGCATGCGGCCATCGGTGAGCCCAGATGGTAAATGGCTTGCGTTCGGCTCGCGAGTCGATCACCAGACCGCACTCCGGTTGCGCAGTCTCTCATCCGGCGACGAGCTCTGGCTCGCGCGTGACATCCAGCGCGACGACTCGGAGTCGCGTTACACACGCGATCTGCTCCCGGGTTACGCCTGGACGCCGGATTCGAGGAGCGTCGTCATCACGTACGGGGGCAAGCTGTGGCGCGTCAGCGTGGCGGACGGCAAGGCGAGCCCAATTCCGTTCAGCGCCGACGTCCAGATCGACATGGGACCGCTCGTCAAATCACAGTACGCCGTCGACGATTCCGTGCTCACCATCAAGCAGATTCGCAACGCGCGGCCGTCGCCGGATGGTCGGCGTCTCGTCTTCACGGCACTCGACAAGCTCTGGATGATGGACCTGCCTAACGGCAGGCCGCGCCGCATGACCACGTCGACGGCGGGCGAGCACTCGCCGGCCTGGTCGCCCGACGGCCGCTGGGTCGCGTACGTCACCTGGACGGAACAGGGTGGCGACGTCTGGCGCCTCTCGCCGGCCACGCCGAACGCGCGCCCCGAGCGTCTGTCGCGTCAGACGGCATTTTACGAGAATCTCAACTACGATCCAACCGGCCGTCGAATCGTCGTCGTCCGCGGACCGCGCGAGGAGCGCATCGCGAAGACGGACGAGTTCACCGGACCGGGACCACAGGTGAAGGAGCTCGTCTGGCTGCCGGCGGCGGGCGGTGAAATCACGCAAATCGCGCCGCTGAACTATTTCTACGGTCGGCCACATTTCACGCGCGATACGACGCGCGTGTTCATCTACGATCCCACCGAAGGCGTCGTCTCGATGCGCTGGGACGGCACGGATCGCAAAGCGCACGTCAAGATCACGGGCTATACGGATCCGCTCGGCGGTCCGGAGGCGCGGCCCGGACCGGCGAACGAGGTCGTGCTCAGCCCTGATGGCGAGCAGGCGTTCGCGGACATCGACAATAAGCTGTATCTGGTCGCCGTTCCGGTCACCGGCGGTGCAACGCCGACGATCAGCATCTCGAATCCTTCGGCGGCGAGCGTCCCCGTGCGGCGGTTGTCGCGCGTCGGCGGCGATTTCCTCGGCTGGACGCAGGACGGCAGGTCGCTCTACTGGTCGTTAGGCCATTCCTATTTTGCGTACGACGTCGCGACGGCATCGCGAGCGATCCTGGACTCGACGCGGCGCGCCGATAGCCTGGAGCGCGCCGGCGCGAAACCGGACACGTCGGCGGCAACGAAGAAACCGGCATACTCGCCCTCTCGTCTCGACGTGACGATCACGACGACGAAGGACCGGCCGACCGGCTCGATCGTGCTACGCAATGCGCGCATCGTGACGATGAAGGGCAACGAGGTCATCGAGCACGGCGACATCGTCGTGACCAACAATCGCATCAGCGCGGTCGGGCCGGCAGGAAGCCTAACGATACCAGCGGGTGCTCGCGCGATCGATGTCACCGGAACGACCATCATTCCGGGTTGGGTCGATATACACGCTCATATGTGGCCAACGTGGGGAATCCATAAGACGCAAGTGTATGAATATCTCGTCAACCTCGCGTACGGCGTGACGACGACGCGCGATCCGCAGACGTCGACGACGGACGTGCTCTCGTACGGCGATCTCGTCGAGACGGGAGACATGGTCGGTCCGCGCATCTTCACCACAGGACCGGGCGTCTTCTGGTCGGACGAGATCGCGAGCGCCGACGACGCGCGCGAAGTACTCACGCGCTACTCGGATTTCTATCAGACGCATACGCTCAAGCAATACATGTCCGGCCAGCGCATGATCCGTCAGTGGATCCTCATCGCCGCAAAGGAGCAGCACATCACGCCGACGCTCGAGGGGGGGCTCGACTTCAAGAAGAACCTCACCGAGGCAATCGACGGCTACGCGGGAAGCGAGCACGCCTATCCGATCACGCCGCTCTTCAAGGATATCGTCAACGTCGTTGCGCAGAGTGGCATCACGTACACGCCGACGCTGATCGTTCAATATGGTGGGCCATTCGCCGAGGACTACTGGTTCGAGCATTACGACATTCATTCCGACGCGAAGCTACAGCGCTTCACGCCCCACGCGGAGCTCGACCGCCGCGGTTTACGACGTCCCGCCTGGTTCGCCGACAGCGAGTACAGCTTCAATCAGATTGCGGCGCAGGCGGCGAAGATCGTCGCGGCCGGCGGCCGCGTCGGGCTCGGTGGTCACGGCGAGATGCAGGGTCTCGGCGTGCACTGGGAACTGTGGAGCATCGCCAGCGGTGGGATGCCGAACCACGACGTCCTTCGCGTCGGCACGATCTTCGGCGCCGAGGCAATCGGCGTCGGCAAGGATCTGGGATCGATCGAGGCCGGGAAGCTCGCAGACTTACAGGTGCTCGATAAGAATCCGCTCGACAACATCCGGAATACGACATCGATCCGGTACGTGATGAAGAACGGGCGATTGTACGACGGGAACACCCTCGCCGAAGTCGCGCCGCGCACGAAGAATCTCGATCGGATGTGGTGGGTGATTACGCACGAATAG